From a single Pieris napi chromosome 7, ilPieNapi1.2, whole genome shotgun sequence genomic region:
- the LOC125050800 gene encoding eukaryotic translation initiation factor 3 subunit B, with protein MAKKKGDEKVNQTSHSDNEEQNFDEEPNFEDPEGFVDDIPDEELLADLLEQKPKESDGYENVVVVDGCPQVGPERLEKLQSVINKIFGKFGGIVNEYYPTTENGLTTGYIFLEYSNPQNAAEAVAATNNCKLDKQHTFLVNLFTDFKKYENIPAEWEPPAPQPLKVQSDLQWYLMDPDAYDQFLVGVGTGVALQVWQNALPEPTLLQERPNWTETYAVWSPLGTYLATFHWRGVALWAGPKFTQFQKFYHPEARFISFSPCENYIVTFSPSGDRGDDKKLIIWDIRTGQEKRSFPPPDEYVTWPIFRWSKDDRFFARLGTDVLSVYETPGFGLLDKKSIKIPGIRDFCWSPTDNVLAYWVAEEKDVPARVTLLELPNRTETRSKNLFSVADCKIHWQKSGDYLCVKVDRYSKLKKDKNELKYSGMYYNFEIFHMREKQVPVDSVEIKEPIQAFAWEPVGSKFAIIHGDQANIQISFYQVNTGQAPTLLKKLGGSFNHVFWSPQGQFVVLANFGLTGGALEFLDTNDFTIMNVADHYQMSGIEWDPTGRYVVTGVSSLKCKMDCGYYIWSFQGKILRRVMKEGFAQFHWRPRPPTLLSEKQQKDIKKNLKKYYPQFESKDRMRSTKASKELVAKRTEQMKRYREFRESASQQWAEQRSRRLELRGYVDTDQLPIAAGADEHAVEEIVEFFVKEEQTVIE; from the exons ATGGCAAAGAAAAAAGGCGACGAGAAAGTAAACCAAACCTCTCACAGTGACAACGAAGAGCAGAATTTCGACGAGGAACCTAACTTTGAGGATCCGGAGGGTTTTGTTGACGATATTCCCGATGAAG AGTTATTGGCCGACCTTTTAGAGCAAAAGCCGAAGGAGTCTGACGGGTATGAGAATGTGGTAGTAGTGGACGGATGCCCGCAGGTCGGGCCCGAGAGGTTAGAGAAATTGCAGagtgtcataaataaaatctttggcAAGTTCGGCGGAATCGTAAACGAATACTACCCAACTACTGAGAATGGCCTTACTACGGGATACATATTCCTTGAGTACAGTAATCCGCAGAATGCTGCTGAAGCTGTAGCTGCCACAAATAACTGCAAATTAGATAAACAGCACACATTCTTAGTGAATCTTTTTACTGATTTCAAAAA GTATGAGAATATCCCAGCAGAATGGGAGCCACCTGCTCCGCAGCCACTTAAGGTGCAGTCAGACCTTCAATGGTATCTAATGGACCCTGATGCGTATGACCAGTTTCTTGTTGGCGTGGGAACTGGTGTCGCTTTACAGGTCTGGCAAAATGCTCTGCCGGAGCCGACATTATTGCAGGAACGTCCCAACTGGACCGAAACATATGCTGTCTGGTCTCCACTTGGTACATATTTGGCAACCTTCCACTGGCGAGGTGTGGCGCTATGGGCTGGCCCTAAATTTACACAATTCCAGAAATTCTATCATCCGGAAGCACGCTTTATTTCGTTCTCGCCATGTGAAAACTATATTGTAACATTCTCGCCATCTGGAGATCGTGGGGATGATAAAAAACTTATCATCTGGGATATCCGCACCGGACAAGAAAAACGTAGTTTCCCACCACCTGATGAGTATGTTACGTGGCCCATTTTCCGCTGGAGCAAAGATGACCGTTTCTTTGCTCGACTTGGCACTGATGTGCTTTCAGTATATGAGACACCAGGATTTGGGCTACTTGACAAGAAGTCTATTAAAATCCCAGGCATCCGTGATTTCTGTTGGTCTCCGACAGATAATGTTCTGGCTTATTGGGTTGCCGAAGAAAAAGACGTACCAGCGCGTGTAACTCTGTTAGAACTGCCTAACCGCACAGAGACGCGTTCCAAGAATCTTTTCTCAGTAGCTGATTGTAAGATACACTGGCAGAAGAGCGGTGACTATCTCTGTGTAAAGGTGGACCGTTACTCTAAACTAAAGAAAGATAAAAATGAGCTTAAATACTCTGGCATGTATTACAACTTTGAAATTTTCCACATGCGGGAAAAACAAGTGCCCGTAGATAGTGTCGAGATTAAAGAACCAATTCAAGCATTTGCTTGGGAGCCAGTTGGCAGCAAGTTTGCTATCATTCATGGGGACCAGGCCAACATACAGATAAGCTTCTACCAGGTGAACACGGGCCAGGCGCCCACTCTGCTCAAAAAACTTGGTGGTTCGTTTAACCATGTGTTTTGGTCACCACAAGGCCAATTTGTGGTACTGGCCAACTTTGGGCTGACCGGCGGTGCACTTGAGTTCCTCGACACAAATGACTTTACTATCATGAACGTCGCCGACCACTATCAAATGTCTGGAATCGAATGGGACCCAACCGGTCGCTACGTCGTCACGGGCGTCTCTTCCCTGAAATGCAAAATGGACTGTGGTTACTATATCTGGTCATTCCAAGGCAAGATATTGCGCCGTGTCATGAAAGAGGGCTTCGCGCAGTTCCACTGGAGGCCACGCCCTCCTACCTTGCTCTCGGAGAAGCAGCAGAAGGACATTAAAAAGAACCTCAAGAAGTACTACCCGCAATTCGAGTCCAAGGACCGCATGCGCAGCACAAAGGCTAGCAAGGAGCTAGTAGCTAAGCGCACAGAGCAAATGAAGCGTTACCGCGAGTTCCGCGAGAGTGCGTCTCAGCAATGGGCCGAGCAACGTTCCCGTCGCCTTGAGCTCCGTGGTTACGTTGACACCGATCAGCTGCCTATCGCGGCTGGTGCAGATGAGCACGCCGTAGAGGAAATTGTCGAGTTCTTTGTCAAGGAGGAGCAAACTGTCATCGAGTAG
- the LOC125050799 gene encoding serine-rich adhesin for platelets-like isoform X2: protein MSNSSIMSVREMIDSAFGEREANTIHFKLIQTILFILARQLRLLERRVSLVAPMLVPSESSLSIREVKIKAHVKKKKRIQSPSSKGFVKKVLLKSSSTKTQPSAVKSISGQSTTLKSKLSPEQTTTSSTKTSSDPTKTSSSKTTSDPTKTSTSKTTSEPTESSSSKTTSDPTKTSSSKTTSDPTQSSSSKTTSDPTKTSSSKTTSDPTQSSSSKSTSDPTKSSSSKTTSDPTQSSSSKTTSDPTKSSSSKTTSDPTQSSSSKTTSDPTKSSSDKTTSDPTQSSSSKTTSDPTQSSSSKTTSDPTQSSSSKTTSDPTKTTTSTKSSTDPSSSLKTSTEKSSSSRTKSTSKSTSSEDKRKKRADSHEEGIETPAPMASIDAMEVQYEKLLVVERVPSDEAKARGRGRQRKSSEISVVTQGQFEELATAVREIQQKFGATGKADFLENAELMQELRRGASLTDAMAALQLSARLEAAEKTLQHMISLVTDLAARKGVNLDFTDDQMLETQTEQVSEKPSYTTTKSSKSSKSGKSGKSREPSTRPSMVMISTTTMPLPESTVDEQETLPPISAEEAIEIELKQSKLKQNLITSEDLENALKELTDGILKAVGNITTKTVSNAEQAYKTASKIEGKLNKALDLGDRMDELESIVSKYVEQINIMDTNLSSQMTNYQEQLTQMQHDLESGLETMAESMANSGGDTLAVAELNAHFTDLQVDFDNTHTKQKELQEYQDSIALDLQGLLKQIEILRETKSDRDEVADALRDKAGLGALNGLVTLQQFNAVRGDFEKRIGAAYDKFNNQEIIWQKAIDDLLRELHEKADIVQVMSLRDDIQNNLDKLGNRIRSMLDIVGEPRSAAVSRKLFRDSNCLSCSTPANMNIEEVNKIPIIPAFKSSKRPPTIGAEDESKPKESGDYICYPGQPVRHPIDERAHICRRYCGGSHTMVPASTLTRGPTGMIITNMPHSTSTALGTDGKVYQVDENVKKPCVPCNKSKSYMKMPEPSEADTAPREGSDMMPWDYQQFAQTEGNVDVTPPPPSEGFD, encoded by the exons atgtcgAACAGCAGTATAATGAGTGTTAGAGAAATGATCGACTCTGCGTTTGGCGAACGCGAG GCTAATACCATCCACTTCAAACTTATTCaaacgattttatttattcttgcAAGACAACTAAGATTGCTCGAGAGACGCGTGAGCTTGGTTGCACCGATGCTAGTTCCATCGGAATCTAGCTTATCTATAAgagaagtaaaaataaaagcccacgttaaaaagaagaagagaATCCAATCACCATCTAGTAAAGGATtcgttaaaaaagttttattgaaatcATCTTCTACCAAAACTCAGCCTTCTGCAGTAAAAAGCATTAGTGGCCAATCAACGACTTTGAAATCTAAACTATCCCCAGAACAGACTACTACATCGTCTACTAAAACGTCTTCGGATCCCACTAAGACTTCTTCCAGTAAAACAACTTCAGATCCCACGAAAACTTCTACAAGCAAAACTACTTCTGAACCCACAGAGTCATCGTCCAGTAAAACGACTTCAGACCCCACGAAAACTTCTTCAAGCAAAACCACGTCTGATCCCACACAGTCGTCATCCAGTAAAACGACTTCAGATCCTACGAAGACTTCTTCAAGCAAAACCACGTCTGATCCCACGCAGTCATCGTCAAGTAAATCTACCTCTGACCCTACGAAGTCTTCATCTAGCAAGACAACTTCGGATCCGACGCAGTCATCATCAAGCAAAACTACTTCTGATCCCACTAAAAGTTCATCAAGCAAAACTACTTCTGATCCAACTCAGTCCTCATCAAGCAAAACTACTTCTGATCCCACTAAAAGTTCATCTGACAAAACTACTTCAGATCCAACTCAGTCCTCATCAAGCAAAACTACTTCTGATCCAACTCAGTCCTCATCAAGCAAAACTACTTCTGATCCGACTCAGTCCTCATCAAGCAAAACTACTTCCGATCCAACTAAAACCACCACTTCTACTAAAAGTAGTACAGATCCATCTTCTTCTTTAAAGACGTCCACGGAAAAATCATCTTCCTCTAGAACCAAATCAACTTCAAAGTCTACCTCGAGTGAAGATAAAAGAAAGAag AGAGCTGATTCACACGAAGAAGGCATCGAAACCCCTGCCCCAATGGCTTCCATAGATGCAATgg AAGTTCAATATGAAAAACTATTAGTTG TTGAACGTGTTCCTTCGGATGAAGCCAAAGCTAGAGGAAGAG GAAGGCAAAGAAAATCGTCTGAAATTTCTGTAGTAACACAAGGGCAGTTCGAAGAATTAGCTACAGCTGTACGTGAGATCCAACAGAAATTCGGTGCTACGGGAAAAGCAGATTTTCTTGAAAATGCCGAACTCATGCAAGAACTAAGACGTGGGGCTTCTTTAACTGATGCAATGGCTGCTCTCCAACTATCAGCGCGTTTAGAAGCTGCAGAGAAAACTCTACAGCACATGATTTCACTAGTAACTGATTTGGCGGCAAGAAAAGGAGTCAACTTAGATTTTACCGATGACCAG ATGCTAGAAACACAAACTGAGCAAGTGTCTGAAAAACCATCATATACAACAACAAAATCTTCTAAATCTTCTAAATCTGGAAAATCTGGAAAATCTCGAGAACCATCGACGCGGCCATCGATGGTTATGATATCAACTACAACGATGCCTTTACCAGAATCTACAGTAGATGAGCAAGAAACATTACCTCCAATATCTGCAGAAGAAGCAAtagaaattgaattgaaacagTCCaagttaaaacaaaatttgataACGTCTGAAGATCTCGA AAATGCATTGAAAGAGTTGACTGATGGAATTTTAAAAGCTGTGGGTAATATTACAACGAAAACTGTATCGAACGCGGAGCAAGCTTATAAAACTGCGAGCAAAATAG aaggaaaattaaataaagctcTAGACCTTGGAGATCGTATGGATGAATTAGAATCAATTGTATCAAAATATGTAGAACAAATCAACATCATGGATACTAACCTCTCATCACAa ATGACGAACTACCAAGAGCAATTAACGCAAATGCAGCATGATCTAGAATCAGGACTGGAAACTATGGCCGAATCTATGGCTAACTCGGGTGGCGATACACTGG CCGTTGCAGAGTTAAATGCCCATTTCACTGATTTACAAGTTGACTTCGATAACACTCACACGAAGCAAAAAGAGTTGCAAGAATATCAGGACTCTATAGCTTTGGATTTACAA ggaTTGTTAAAGCAAATAGAGATACTTCGTGAAACAAAATCGGATCGAGATGAAGTTGCTGATGCACTTCGTGATAAGGCTGGCCTCGGGGCTTTGAATGGTCTTGTTACTCTACAACAATTTAACGCTGTGCGTGGAGACTTTGAAAAACGAATCGGTGCAGCTTACGATAAATTCAATAATCAAGAGATTATTTGGCAA AAAGCCATAGACGACTTGCTTCGTGAGCTTCACGAAAAAGCTGACATAGTTCAAGTAATGAGTTTACGCGACGACATACAGAATAACTTAGACAAACTTGGAAATAGAATTCGTTCGATGTTGGACATCGTAGGCGAACCGCGATCAGCTGCTGTATCTAGAAAACTGTTTCGTGATTCGAACTGTTTATCTTGTTCGACCCCTGCTAATATGAATATTGAGGAAGTTAACAAAATACCCATAATTCCTGCATTTAAGTCATCTAAACGGCCTCCTACGATTGGCGCTGAAGACGAATCAAAACCAAAGGAAAGCGGAGACTATATTTGTTATCCTGGTCAACCAGTACGCCACCCGATAGATGAAAG GGCCCATATCTGCCGTCGTTACTGTGGAGGATCTCATACAATGGTTCCCGCTTCTACCTTAACTAGAGGACCAACAGGAATGATAATAACTAATATGCCCCATAGTACATCTACAGCTCTGGGAACTGATGGAAAG GTTTATCAGGTTGATGAAAATGTGAAGAAACCTTGCGTTCCTTGTAATAAATCAAAGAGCTACATGAAAATGCCTGAACCATCAGAAGCCGACACAG CACCGCGTGAAGGATCCGATATGATGCCTTGGGATTATCAACAATTTGCTCAAACAGAAGGGAATGTTGATGTAACACCACCACCACCGTCGGAaggttttgattaa
- the LOC125050799 gene encoding serine-rich adhesin for platelets-like isoform X1, with protein sequence MSNSSIMSVREMIDSAFGEREANTIHFKLIQTILFILARQLRLLERRVSLVAPMLVPSESSLSIREVKIKAHVKKKKRIQSPSSKGFVKKVLLKSSSTKTQPSAVKSISGQSTTLKSKLSPEQTTTSSTKTSSDPTKTSSSKTTSDPTKTSTSKTTSEPTESSSSKTTSDPTKTSSSKTTSDPTQSSSSKTTSDPTKTSSSKTTSDPTQSSSSKSTSDPTKSSSSKTTSDPTQSSSSKTTSDPTKSSSSKTTSDPTQSSSSKTTSDPTKSSSDKTTSDPTQSSSSKTTSDPTQSSSSKTTSDPTQSSSSKTTSDPTKTTTSTKSSTDPSSSLKTSTEKSSSSRTKSTSKSTSSEDKRKKDLFNMLQTIEEQREREIRIIHQRADSHEEGIETPAPMASIDAMEVQYEKLLVVERVPSDEAKARGRGRQRKSSEISVVTQGQFEELATAVREIQQKFGATGKADFLENAELMQELRRGASLTDAMAALQLSARLEAAEKTLQHMISLVTDLAARKGVNLDFTDDQMLETQTEQVSEKPSYTTTKSSKSSKSGKSGKSREPSTRPSMVMISTTTMPLPESTVDEQETLPPISAEEAIEIELKQSKLKQNLITSEDLENALKELTDGILKAVGNITTKTVSNAEQAYKTASKIEGKLNKALDLGDRMDELESIVSKYVEQINIMDTNLSSQMTNYQEQLTQMQHDLESGLETMAESMANSGGDTLAVAELNAHFTDLQVDFDNTHTKQKELQEYQDSIALDLQGLLKQIEILRETKSDRDEVADALRDKAGLGALNGLVTLQQFNAVRGDFEKRIGAAYDKFNNQEIIWQKAIDDLLRELHEKADIVQVMSLRDDIQNNLDKLGNRIRSMLDIVGEPRSAAVSRKLFRDSNCLSCSTPANMNIEEVNKIPIIPAFKSSKRPPTIGAEDESKPKESGDYICYPGQPVRHPIDERAHICRRYCGGSHTMVPASTLTRGPTGMIITNMPHSTSTALGTDGKVYQVDENVKKPCVPCNKSKSYMKMPEPSEADTAPREGSDMMPWDYQQFAQTEGNVDVTPPPPSEGFD encoded by the exons atgtcgAACAGCAGTATAATGAGTGTTAGAGAAATGATCGACTCTGCGTTTGGCGAACGCGAG GCTAATACCATCCACTTCAAACTTATTCaaacgattttatttattcttgcAAGACAACTAAGATTGCTCGAGAGACGCGTGAGCTTGGTTGCACCGATGCTAGTTCCATCGGAATCTAGCTTATCTATAAgagaagtaaaaataaaagcccacgttaaaaagaagaagagaATCCAATCACCATCTAGTAAAGGATtcgttaaaaaagttttattgaaatcATCTTCTACCAAAACTCAGCCTTCTGCAGTAAAAAGCATTAGTGGCCAATCAACGACTTTGAAATCTAAACTATCCCCAGAACAGACTACTACATCGTCTACTAAAACGTCTTCGGATCCCACTAAGACTTCTTCCAGTAAAACAACTTCAGATCCCACGAAAACTTCTACAAGCAAAACTACTTCTGAACCCACAGAGTCATCGTCCAGTAAAACGACTTCAGACCCCACGAAAACTTCTTCAAGCAAAACCACGTCTGATCCCACACAGTCGTCATCCAGTAAAACGACTTCAGATCCTACGAAGACTTCTTCAAGCAAAACCACGTCTGATCCCACGCAGTCATCGTCAAGTAAATCTACCTCTGACCCTACGAAGTCTTCATCTAGCAAGACAACTTCGGATCCGACGCAGTCATCATCAAGCAAAACTACTTCTGATCCCACTAAAAGTTCATCAAGCAAAACTACTTCTGATCCAACTCAGTCCTCATCAAGCAAAACTACTTCTGATCCCACTAAAAGTTCATCTGACAAAACTACTTCAGATCCAACTCAGTCCTCATCAAGCAAAACTACTTCTGATCCAACTCAGTCCTCATCAAGCAAAACTACTTCTGATCCGACTCAGTCCTCATCAAGCAAAACTACTTCCGATCCAACTAAAACCACCACTTCTACTAAAAGTAGTACAGATCCATCTTCTTCTTTAAAGACGTCCACGGAAAAATCATCTTCCTCTAGAACCAAATCAACTTCAAAGTCTACCTCGAGTGAAGATAAAAGAAAGAag gATTTATTCAACATGCTGCAAACCATTGAAGAACAAAGAGAACGAGAGATTAGAATTATACACCAG AGAGCTGATTCACACGAAGAAGGCATCGAAACCCCTGCCCCAATGGCTTCCATAGATGCAATgg AAGTTCAATATGAAAAACTATTAGTTG TTGAACGTGTTCCTTCGGATGAAGCCAAAGCTAGAGGAAGAG GAAGGCAAAGAAAATCGTCTGAAATTTCTGTAGTAACACAAGGGCAGTTCGAAGAATTAGCTACAGCTGTACGTGAGATCCAACAGAAATTCGGTGCTACGGGAAAAGCAGATTTTCTTGAAAATGCCGAACTCATGCAAGAACTAAGACGTGGGGCTTCTTTAACTGATGCAATGGCTGCTCTCCAACTATCAGCGCGTTTAGAAGCTGCAGAGAAAACTCTACAGCACATGATTTCACTAGTAACTGATTTGGCGGCAAGAAAAGGAGTCAACTTAGATTTTACCGATGACCAG ATGCTAGAAACACAAACTGAGCAAGTGTCTGAAAAACCATCATATACAACAACAAAATCTTCTAAATCTTCTAAATCTGGAAAATCTGGAAAATCTCGAGAACCATCGACGCGGCCATCGATGGTTATGATATCAACTACAACGATGCCTTTACCAGAATCTACAGTAGATGAGCAAGAAACATTACCTCCAATATCTGCAGAAGAAGCAAtagaaattgaattgaaacagTCCaagttaaaacaaaatttgataACGTCTGAAGATCTCGA AAATGCATTGAAAGAGTTGACTGATGGAATTTTAAAAGCTGTGGGTAATATTACAACGAAAACTGTATCGAACGCGGAGCAAGCTTATAAAACTGCGAGCAAAATAG aaggaaaattaaataaagctcTAGACCTTGGAGATCGTATGGATGAATTAGAATCAATTGTATCAAAATATGTAGAACAAATCAACATCATGGATACTAACCTCTCATCACAa ATGACGAACTACCAAGAGCAATTAACGCAAATGCAGCATGATCTAGAATCAGGACTGGAAACTATGGCCGAATCTATGGCTAACTCGGGTGGCGATACACTGG CCGTTGCAGAGTTAAATGCCCATTTCACTGATTTACAAGTTGACTTCGATAACACTCACACGAAGCAAAAAGAGTTGCAAGAATATCAGGACTCTATAGCTTTGGATTTACAA ggaTTGTTAAAGCAAATAGAGATACTTCGTGAAACAAAATCGGATCGAGATGAAGTTGCTGATGCACTTCGTGATAAGGCTGGCCTCGGGGCTTTGAATGGTCTTGTTACTCTACAACAATTTAACGCTGTGCGTGGAGACTTTGAAAAACGAATCGGTGCAGCTTACGATAAATTCAATAATCAAGAGATTATTTGGCAA AAAGCCATAGACGACTTGCTTCGTGAGCTTCACGAAAAAGCTGACATAGTTCAAGTAATGAGTTTACGCGACGACATACAGAATAACTTAGACAAACTTGGAAATAGAATTCGTTCGATGTTGGACATCGTAGGCGAACCGCGATCAGCTGCTGTATCTAGAAAACTGTTTCGTGATTCGAACTGTTTATCTTGTTCGACCCCTGCTAATATGAATATTGAGGAAGTTAACAAAATACCCATAATTCCTGCATTTAAGTCATCTAAACGGCCTCCTACGATTGGCGCTGAAGACGAATCAAAACCAAAGGAAAGCGGAGACTATATTTGTTATCCTGGTCAACCAGTACGCCACCCGATAGATGAAAG GGCCCATATCTGCCGTCGTTACTGTGGAGGATCTCATACAATGGTTCCCGCTTCTACCTTAACTAGAGGACCAACAGGAATGATAATAACTAATATGCCCCATAGTACATCTACAGCTCTGGGAACTGATGGAAAG GTTTATCAGGTTGATGAAAATGTGAAGAAACCTTGCGTTCCTTGTAATAAATCAAAGAGCTACATGAAAATGCCTGAACCATCAGAAGCCGACACAG CACCGCGTGAAGGATCCGATATGATGCCTTGGGATTATCAACAATTTGCTCAAACAGAAGGGAATGTTGATGTAACACCACCACCACCGTCGGAaggttttgattaa
- the LOC125050960 gene encoding mucin-5AC-like: protein MRRQGRLSAGGALMVRSASALQVWLWLLLFVFQNEFRISRSIQPGYLDFDNLPETNFTCTGKVIGGYYADLETSCQMFHVCTVGQQDEPMDIKFLCLNGTVFDQETRVCERVDEVDCTKSEKFYSLNLELYGSTVPPIIPPESKPDVTESNKQSKTSTETDPYSKDSSTYSDKMQNQTTETIDSTEDPLQDVNKDEHAQHIKHRPSQTTTVKEEEEYEEGIDDEYEDDYSHLLSTTTREPITTTSTTTKRPPFSTTLASTSHSPIPHVISSSPKLSSISPPSYSTVAPTFNPSSTLDPSLLSPQEFIYRHRGPGSEAISFQRQSFRPADGVYITHAPSQQFDHFQYESSRTVPRPTASRPVPFVQRPQPAPFRATTVDPRNQLLRPGPSPQVPERHDISIKQQPKPYPSPLPSQHPLPFNPFYYDRKRSEDSSPEEQSSLSARSVAPITETKRPPLKPKSPPRVIVTASASVSDSNGKRLNYTVGNVVSAVKPIVAINYDDYKETDSIFDPFFLDVPKLQARRKTRSNKNRQIFTVSETATISSIEGSNKKPKATLSPVTHRATTSKHSTETPKPTTTITWNPEDYVDDNYEPHAYIPPLAVLLSQDNKVRNKDKHSVKEVIGDRAPQSLKVIRIELSKPTQSAMQTISSQNAGSEVVPTNASPSPLEAPACEKSRSNDCRNRA, encoded by the exons ATGCGGCGGCAGGGTCGGCTATCGGCTGGCGGCGCGCTTATGGTGCGTTCCGCCTCTGCCCTACAAG TTTGGCTGTGGTTGCTGCTTTTTGTATTCCAAAACGAATTCCGGATATCGAGATCCATACAACCTGGG TATTTGGACTTCGATAATCTCCCTGAAACGAATTTCACATGTACTGGCAAAGTAATTGGTGGATATTACGCAGACTTAGAAACATCTTGTCAAATGTTCCACGTGTGTACGGTGGGACAACAAGATGAACCTATGGATATCAAGTTCCTTTGCCTAAATGGTACCGTTTTTGATcag GAAACACGCGTATGCGAAAGAGTCGATGAAGTTGACTGCACTAAGTCTGAAAAATTTTAcagtttaaatttagaattatatgGAAGTACAGTACCACCTATTATACCACCAGAATCGAAACCCGATGTGACCGAATCGAATAAACAATCCAAAACGAGTACGGAGACAGATCCGTATTCAAAGGATTCATCGACTTACTCAGATAAAATGCAAAATCAAACGACAGAAACAATAGACTCAACCGAAGATCCACTACAGGATGTGAACAAAGATGAACATGCACAACATATTAAACATAGACCTTCACAAACGACTACAGTAAAGGAAGAAGAAG aatacGAAGAAGGAATAGATGATGAATACGAAGATGATTATTCTCACCTGCTTTCAACAACAACTCGAGAACCAATTACGACTACATCTACGACTACAAAACGTCCACCATTTAGTACAACTTTGGCATCAACTAGCCATTCGCCGATACCACACGTTATTTCATCTTCTCCCAAACTATCGTCAATATCGCCTCCTTCATATTCAACGGTGGCACCAACTTTTAACCCCTCATCTACTTTAGATCCCTCATTACTCTCGCCTCAGGAATTTATCTATCGACATCGGGGCCCTGGTTCCGAAGCTATATCTTTCCAAAGACAAAGTTTTCGTCCAGCAGATGGTGTTTACATAACACACGCTCCCTCGCAACAATTCGATCACTTTCAATATGAGTCATCAAGGACGGTTCCTCGACCTACAGCATCACGCCCAGTTCCTTTTGTGCAGCGGCCCCAACCGGCCCCATTTCGAGCAACAACTGTGGATCCACGAAATCAATTATTAAGACCCGGGCCATCGCCGCAAGTGCCTGAGCGCCATGATATCTCTATAAAACAGCAACCTAAACCATATCCATCACCATTACCATCACAACACCCATTGCCATTTAACCCTTTCTATTATGACCGAAAACGAAGTGAAGATTCTAGTCCAGAGGAACAATCTTCTTTATCAGCTCGGTCTGTAGCACCAATCACAGAAACGAAACGACCTCCGCTGAAGCCAAAAAGCCCACCACGAGTTATAGTCACTGCTAGTGCATCTGTGAGCGATAGCAATGGAAAACGATTAAATTATACCGTCGGAAATGTGGTTAGTGCTGTTAAGCCAATAGTAGCGATTAATTATGACGACTATAAGGAGACGGATTCCATTTTTGATCCATTCTTTTTGGATGTACCGAAACTCCAAGCACGACGCAAAACtcgatctaataaaaatagacaaaTTTTTACCGTTTCGGAAACTGCTACCATTTCTTCTATTGAAGGATCAAATAAGAAACCAAAAGCAACATTGTCACCCGTCACTCACCGAGCGACTACCTCAAAACATTCAACTGAAACACCCAAACCGACGACAACAATTACGTGGAACCCTGAAGACTATGTCGACGACAACTATGAACCACATGCCTATATACCACCATTAGCAGTTCTGCTAAGTCAAGATAATAAAGTAAGAAACAAAGATAAACACTCAGTTAAAGAAGTGATCGGGGATCGGGCCCCACAAAGTTTGAAAGTGATACGCATTGAACTATCCAAACCGACACAATCTGCTATGCAGACAATCTCTAGTCAAAATGCGGGTTCTGAGGTTGTGCCCACAAATGCCTCGCCTTCACCCCTTGAAGCGCCCGCTTGTGAAAAATCGCGCTCAAATGACTGTCGGAATCGTgcctaa